GTTCCAACACGGTGCACCTGTTGGTGGTCGACGCCCACCACGGCGCGCATCCCTGGCCGGCCCACTCGGAGAAGGTGGTGCTGCGGCTGGCCGAGCAGATCGGCCCCGACGGCGCGTTGACCGACGCCGGCGCCGACGGGCTGGTCGAGGCCGTCGGCATGGCGCGGGCGGCGGCGGACGGGCTGGGCGCCGAGGACCTGTTGGCGTTCGCCACGAGCGCGGTCCGCGACGCCACGAACGCCGGCGAGGTGCTGGCCCGGGTCCGCGACGAGACCGGCGTACGTCTGGGGGTGCTCTCCGGCGCGGACGAGGCGCGGATGACGTTCCTCGCGGTGCGGCGGTGGTTCGGTTGGTCCGCCGGGCGGTTGCTGGCGCTCGACATCGGCGGTGGCTCGCTGGAGCTTGCCGCCGGCATCGACGAGCATCCGGACGTGGCGGTCTCGTTGCCGCTCGGCGCGGGCCGGCTCAGCCGGGAGCGGCTGGCGATCGACCCGGCCGGGCTGACGCCGCCACCCGCCCGGGCCGTGGAGGACCTGCGGGAGTACGTGGACGCGCAGCTCGACCCGGTGGTGAAGCAGCTGACCGAGGTGGGCTGGGAGCGTCCGGTGGCCACCTCCAAGACGTTCCGCTCGCTGGCGAGGTTGGCCGGCGCCGCGCCGTCCGGCGCCGGTCTCTGGGCGCGGCGCAGCCTGACCCGCACCGGCTTGCGGCAGGTGCTCGGGTTCGTCCGGCACATTCCGCCGGCTCACCTGCCGGAGCTGGAGGGCGTCAGCGCGCAGCGGGCGCACCAGCTCCTGGCCGGCGCGGTGGTGGCCGAGGCGGTGATGCGCCGGCTCGACGTCGACAGCGTGGACATCTGCCCCTGGGCGTTGCGCGAAGGGGTCATCCTACGCCGGCTGGATCAGCTTGCACCGATGTGATTCGAGCGGTCGCTCTGGGTGATTTTGCGGCTGCTCGTCCCGATGCCTCCTGGCGGGTGCGGCTACCCTAAGGGGTGTGACTTCCCGCGTCCCGGTGCTCCTGTCCACGTCCTCGGTCTTTCCCGAACGGACCGCGGCGGCGTTCCAGCTCGCCTCCGCGCTCGGCTACGACGGCGTCGAGGTGATGGTCTGGACCGACCCGGTGAGCCAGGACGCGGGCGCGCTGCGCGGCCTGTCCGAGCACTACGACATTCCGGTGCTGTCGGTGCACGCGCCCTGCCTGCTGGTCACCCAGCGGGTGTGGAGCCCCGACCCGTGGGAGCGGCTGCGCCGCGCCGCTGAGCTGGCCGAGACGCTGGAGTCGCCGACCGTGGTGGTGCATCCGCCGTTCACCTGGCAGCGTGACTACGCGCGTACGTTCACCGACGGCCTGGACGCCATCGCCGGGCAGTTCGGTGGGCTCCGCTTCGCGGTGGAGAACATGTTCCCGGTGCGGATGGCCGGCCGGCAGTTCGTGCCGTACGTCCCGGGCTGGGACCCGACCGACGCCGGTTACGCCGCCTACACGCTCGACCTGTCGCACTGCGCGGCCTCGCACACGGACGCGCTGGCGATGGCCGACCGGATGGGCAGCCGGCTCGCGCACGTGCACCTGGGCGACGGCACCGGCGAGGGGCGGGACGAGCACCTGGTGCCGGGCCGGGGCGGTCAGCCCTGCGCGGAGCTGCTCCGCTCGCTGGCCGGGCGCGGCTTCACCGGCTCGGTGGCGGTGGAGGTGACCACCCGGGGCGCGAAGAGCCGCGCGGTCCGGGAGGCGGACCTGCGCGAGTCGCTGGCGTTCGCCCGGGCCAACCTGACCGCGCCCTCACCCGTCGACGCCTGACCGCGCCGCCGAGACGCCTGGCCGCGCCGCCGACGGCCGGCGGGCCGGGTGAACACCGCAGCGGTCAGCTGACCGGGGCGAGCGGCTGGGCCGGCACCGCCTGCTCGCCGACCGCGGCACGCTTGCGGGCGCGGTGCGCCGCCACGTGCGAGCGGGTGGCGCACCGCTCGGAGCAGAACCGCCGGCAGCAGTTCGACGAGGTGTCCAGGTAGACGTTGCCGCAGCGCTCGTCCGCGCAGACCCCGAACCGGGCGCTGCCGTACTCGCAGAGCCAGACCGACAGCCCCCAGACCGCCCCGGCCAGGTATTCGGAGGAGACCGAGGCGCCCCGGCTGGTCACGTGCATGTGCCAGTCCGAGGAGTCGTGGCCGGAGATGCGGGGCTGCACCGGGAACGCCTCCAGCAGCGCGTTCAGCTCCGTCACGGCGTCGGCATCCCGGCCCGAGGTGCCGTACTCGAAGACGTCCCGCAGGCGTTTCTGTGCTCGCCGGAAGATGGCGAGGTCCCGCTCCGCGACCTCGTCGCGCATCCAGGCGTTCTCGTCCGGGAAGAGGGCCCGCAGGCCGTCGAGGTCGTCCAGCCGGGCGTTGACGAGCTCGACCCCGGTCCGGGCGTACGCGTCGAAGTTCACGCCCCAACGGTAGACGACTCGGCGCGGACATGGCGCGGTGCGTTTGGCGGGGGCCCTTCTTATCGCCAGGCTGATAACAAGGGCCCCCGCCTAACACGTGCCCGGCGCGGGTGCCGGGGTGGGCGTTAGGCTCGGCCCATGCTCCGTTCCGTCATCCTCGCCGCCTCCCGGTCATCCCAGGTGGAGCGGCTCGTCGCGACGGCCCCGTTCACCCGGGACGTCGTCCGCCGGTTCGTCGCCGGCGCCGGCACCGACGACGCGCTGCGCGCGACCCGCGCACTCGTCGCCGACGGCCAAGCGGTCACCCTCGACTACCTGGGCGAGGACACCACCACCGGTGAGCAGGCGAACGCCACCCGGGACGAATACGTGAAACTGCTGCGCCTGCTCGGTGCCGCCGGGCTCACCCCGGCCGCCGAGGTCAGCGTGAAGCTCTCCGCGCTCGGCCAGATGTTCGACGAGCAGCTCGCGTACGAGAACGTGCGGGCGATCTGCGCGGCGGCCGACGCGGCGGGCACCACGGTCACGCTGGACATGGAAGATCACACCACCACCGACTCGACGCTCGACGTCCTGACCAAGCTGCGCAAGGACCACCCGTCGACGGGCGCGG
The genomic region above belongs to Micromonospora sp. WMMD1128 and contains:
- a CDS encoding Ppx/GppA phosphatase family protein — translated: MRLGVLDVGSNTVHLLVVDAHHGAHPWPAHSEKVVLRLAEQIGPDGALTDAGADGLVEAVGMARAAADGLGAEDLLAFATSAVRDATNAGEVLARVRDETGVRLGVLSGADEARMTFLAVRRWFGWSAGRLLALDIGGGSLELAAGIDEHPDVAVSLPLGAGRLSRERLAIDPAGLTPPPARAVEDLREYVDAQLDPVVKQLTEVGWERPVATSKTFRSLARLAGAAPSGAGLWARRSLTRTGLRQVLGFVRHIPPAHLPELEGVSAQRAHQLLAGAVVAEAVMRRLDVDSVDICPWALREGVILRRLDQLAPM
- a CDS encoding CGNR zinc finger domain-containing protein, with the protein product MNFDAYARTGVELVNARLDDLDGLRALFPDENAWMRDEVAERDLAIFRRAQKRLRDVFEYGTSGRDADAVTELNALLEAFPVQPRISGHDSSDWHMHVTSRGASVSSEYLAGAVWGLSVWLCEYGSARFGVCADERCGNVYLDTSSNCCRRFCSERCATRSHVAAHRARKRAAVGEQAVPAQPLAPVS
- a CDS encoding proline dehydrogenase family protein, coding for MLRSVILAASRSSQVERLVATAPFTRDVVRRFVAGAGTDDALRATRALVADGQAVTLDYLGEDTTTGEQANATRDEYVKLLRLLGAAGLTPAAEVSVKLSALGQMFDEQLAYENVRAICAAADAAGTTVTLDMEDHTTTDSTLDVLTKLRKDHPSTGAVLQAYLRRTESDCRELASAGSRVRLCKGAYREPESVAYQSAREVDKSYVRCMNVLMAGDGYPMLATHDPRLIAIGEDRARWFDRDPGRFEFQMLYGIRPDEQKRLVGEGYTVRTYVPYGDQWYGYLMRRLAERPANLAFFGRAVMSTT
- a CDS encoding sugar phosphate isomerase/epimerase — translated: MTSRVPVLLSTSSVFPERTAAAFQLASALGYDGVEVMVWTDPVSQDAGALRGLSEHYDIPVLSVHAPCLLVTQRVWSPDPWERLRRAAELAETLESPTVVVHPPFTWQRDYARTFTDGLDAIAGQFGGLRFAVENMFPVRMAGRQFVPYVPGWDPTDAGYAAYTLDLSHCAASHTDALAMADRMGSRLAHVHLGDGTGEGRDEHLVPGRGGQPCAELLRSLAGRGFTGSVAVEVTTRGAKSRAVREADLRESLAFARANLTAPSPVDA